One genomic segment of Mytilus trossulus isolate FHL-02 chromosome 4, PNRI_Mtr1.1.1.hap1, whole genome shotgun sequence includes these proteins:
- the LOC134714984 gene encoding kinesin-like protein KIF11: MKPKIEKDKNQHIQVAVRCRGINSSEKRQGSYSVVDSNGDKKEITVKERLGINPTTKTYNFDHVFPPAASQLHVYTSIVIPIIEEVLLGYNCTIFAYGQTGTGKTYTMEGERSDDPSVSWQEDPLAGIIPRAMFHIFERLQRQDVEFSIRVSFLELYNEELFDLLGSTDDPLRLKIYEDSSRKGSVIINGLEEVVVRSKDEVFQIIERGSAKRQTAATLMNAHSSRSHTVFSVTIHIKENTVEGEELLKIGKLNLVDLAGSENIGRSGAVDKRAREAGSINQSLLTLGRVITSLVERSPHIPYRESKLTRLLQDSLGGKTKTSIIATISPASCNLDETLSTLDYAHRAKNITNRPEVNQKLTKKALLKEYNEEIERLRRDLQASREKNGIYIAEDNYIAMQSKITQQHDSIREMEEKITALTEERDKVTDIFTMTKLELEETSQQLTITTENLVATTETLQETKVTLCETKQDRDEQQHLVGKHVEAEEKLFNEAKQLLDTVESTSSDVYGLHDKIDRKKKVEQHNEETQVSFQNRFQTEIASMQDKLTEFVSLQKTSYNSLMDQSKNLLQRRQEEVSTLCSHIADLHSNITSHTEELTSCQENQLNTTTTWADQIKTDTTSKKMEESQKMSTFKSEEYVPLMTNIHQSLTSTLNKLSHEKQSMTTQQPAVEDMLSDWATSLQTSLTSIVTMVTEYTSQQEEKMEWLQKNLTEQHDIDEEMKKLLERRQGLLRNTNEFVEDRKQAIKQFYHKAESKLKEVQKENEVSCEKITKSTSENCQSNLMEVDKIHTEVATCMDSCDMSKSKVLEFQNDRQQVWSTFEERICSSIEEFKKSSQQNSEKFSEKSMGLTDHSKESTDKLVSSANQDHTEEVKHMEVSQSLMTEQIDHVTEWSQCLTCELNRRTEDVQNFLVDEIKKDIPTGLTPQRREITYPRILTETDDHGVILTDYRSTYQQDPIVMNLESQLATVDEENSAPKIIIEQVNGEEDIIRDDMSDCSSRSCKSSTSGISTMSGFSKASDTKENRVRKHHTKSTSSTTSKKPKTNQDNITPRGKSRLPLRSNNDS, from the exons atgaagcccaaaattgaaaaagataaGAATCAACACATACAAGTTGCAGTTCGTTGCAG GGGTATAAACTCTTCAGAAAAAAGGCAAGGATCCTATTCAGTTGTTGATTCCAATGGAGACAAGAAGGAGATTACTGTGAAAGAACGCTTAGGAATCAATCCAACTACAAAGACCTACAATTTTGACCATGTCTTCCCACCAGCAGCCTCTCAGCTACATGTTTATACCAGCATTGTCATACCTATTATTGAAGAGGTCTTACTGGGATATAACTGTACTATATTTGC ATATGGACAAACTGGTACAGGAAAGACCTATACAATGGAAGGAGAGAGAAGTGATGACCCCAGTGTATCCTGGCAAGAAGATCCATTGGCTGGTATCATACCTAGAGCAATGTTTCATATCTTTGAGAGACTTCAGAGACAG GATGTAGAGTTTTCCATCCGTGTATCTTTTCTGGAATTGTACAATGAAGAATTGTTTGATCTGTTAGGATCTACAGATGACCCACTTCGACTCAAAATTTACGAAGACAGTTCAAGAAAG GGATCAGTTATCATTAATGGACTAGAAGAAGTGGTTGTAAGATCTAAAGATgaagtatttcaaataatagAACGAGGATCTGCCAAAAGACAGACGGCTGCTACTCTGATGAATGCTCATTCAAG TCGATCACACACCGTCTTCTCAGTGACTATACACATTAAAGAAAACACTGTTGAAGGAGAAGAATTATTAAAGATAGGAAAGCTGAATTTA gtgGATTTGGCTGGTAGTGAAAACATTGGTCGATCAGGAGCTGTAGACAAGCGAGCTAGAGAAGCAGGCAGTATTAACCAAAGTTTGTTAACATTAGGGCGTGTGATTACTTCACTTGTAGAACGTTCTCCTCATATACCCTACAG AGAAAGTAAGCTGACAAGATTACTACAGGATTCACTTGGTGGGAAAACAAAGACATCAATTATAGCTACCATATCCCCTGCGTCATGTAACTTAGAT GAAACTTTGAGTACACTGGACTATGCACACAGAGCTAAAAACATAACTAACAGGCCAGAGGTTAACCAGAAATTGACAAAGAAGGCCCTTCTCAAG GAATACAATGAAGAAATTGAAAGGTTGAGAAGAGATCTACAAGCTTCTCGTGAAAAGAATGGTATTTACATAGCAGAAGATAATTACAT AGCAATGCAATCAAAGATAACCCAGCAGCATGATTCCATCAGGGAAATGGAAGAAAAGATAACTGCTCTTACTGAAGAAAGGGATAAG GTAACAGATATATTTACTATGACAAAACTAGAATTAGAGGAGACATCGCAGCAGTTAACAATCACTACAGAAAACTTGGTAGCTACTACAGAAACATTACAGGAAACAAAGGTGACTTTATGTGAAACCAAACAGGACCGTGATGAACAACAACATTTGGTGGGCAAACATGTGGAAGCTGAGGAGAAATTGTTTAATGAAGCAAAACAG CTTTTGGATACAGTAGAATCTACCTCATCAGATGTGTATGGCTTACATGATAAAATAGACCGTAAAAAGAAAGTAGAGCAACACAATGAGGAAACACAAGTTTCATTCCAAAATAGATTTCAAACTGAAATTGCTAGCATGCAAGACAAACTGACTGAATTTGTATCCTTACAGAAGACTTCCTACAACAGTCTTATGGACCAATCAA AGAACTTATTACAGAGGAGACAAGAGGAAGTATCTACGCTCTGTTCACATATAGCTGATCTTCATTCTAATATAACCTCCCACACTGAAGAGTTAACATCCTGTCAGGAGAATCAATTAAATACCACAACCACATGGGCTGATCAAATTAAGACAGACACCACATCCAAGAAG ATGGAGGAAAGTCAAAAGATGTCTACCTTTAAGTCAGAGGAGTATGTTCCACTTATGACAAACATACACCAGAGCCTAACTTCTACATTAAACAAGTTGTCTCATGAAAAACAGTCTATGACCACACAG CAACCTGCAGTGGAGGATATGTTGAGTGATTGGGCTACAAGTCTGCAGACAAGTTTGACTAGTATAGTTACCATGGTTACAGAATACACAAGTCAACaagaagaaaaaatggaatGGCTGCAGAAGAATCTGACAGAACAGCATGATATTGATGAG GAAATGAAGAAATTATTGGAAAGAAGACAAGGCTTGTTGAGAAAT ACAAATGAGTTTGTAGAAGACAGAAAACAAGCCATTAAACAGTTCTATCATAAAGCAGAAAG cAAATTAAAGGAGGTTCAGAAAGAAAATGAAGTGAGTTGTGAGAAGATTACCAAGTCAACTTCTGAAAATTGCCAGTCAAATCTGATGGAGGTAGACAAG atacaCACAGAAGTTGCTACATGTATGGATTCATGTGACATGTCAAAAAGTAAAGTTCTTGAATTCCAAAATGACAGACAACAG gTATGGTCTACCTTTGAAGAGAGGATCTGCTCAAGCAtagaagaatttaaaaaatctagTCAACAAAATTCAGagaaattttcagaaaaatcaaTG GGTTTAACAGATCACTCCAAGGAAAGCACAGACAAACTGGTATCCAGTGCTAACCAGGACCATACAGAAGAAGTCAAACATATGGAAGTCAGTCAGTCACTGATGACCGAACAAATAGATCATGTGACTGAATGGTCACAGTGTTTGACCTGTGAATTAAACAGGAGAACAGAAGATGTACAGAACTTTTTGGtggatgaaataaaaaaagatatacctACAG GTTTAACTCCACAGAGACGTGAGATAACTTATCCTAGAATCCTCACTGAAACAGATGATCATGGTGTGATCCTGACAGATTATAGATCAACATATCAACAAGATCCAATAGTGATGAACCTAGAATCACAACTAGCCACAGTTGATGAGGAGAATAGTGCAccaaaaataattatagaacAG GTGAATGGAGAGGAGGACATAATCCGAGATGATATGAGTGATTGTAGCAGTAGGTCATGTAAATCTTCTACATCTGGTATCTCAACCATGTCAGGATTCAGTAAG gCATCAGATACAAAAGAGAACAGAGTAAGGAAACACCATACCAAGTCTACTTCTAGTACAACAAGCAAAAAGCCTAAAACAAATCAAGACAATATAACACCAAGAGGGAAGTCAAGACTACCACTAAGGAGCAACAATGATTCATAA